From a single Fusobacterium pseudoperiodonticum genomic region:
- a CDS encoding head-tail adaptor protein, translating into MKKLVIFLLIISVMLMLVFSSSYKKNPHLSKINDDVSIAKMKIKEKSYFDDSKVEEKIYGDEEEKLLDHILHIKYDDLPIYQIVVTISEQLNTSCEFIIVYNEEYKSGDVSFVWETKEKEVSFEIPITKRNKKYCVMELSELTSSTMNDIDEDEELTSEEKESLKAKTYREAWSPDLFIRFNGEGNFFTLEAIKSLDEIRDLVGFSNQNSDIIAEKNIFEFAEGNYEISEYASAEFLAEIMKANKSHSLPFVYTGELSIESLTDTIYSNLGADRAIIDGAAGNKIGAYLSVTYYKNDKQLAVLYFMLDEKLVGTPDIRLEFSNGKELKSWDVVNYSRLTP; encoded by the coding sequence ATGAAAAAATTAGTCATATTTTTATTAATAATTTCAGTTATGCTCATGCTTGTTTTTAGCTCTAGTTATAAAAAGAATCCTCATTTATCTAAGATTAATGATGATGTAAGTATAGCAAAAATGAAAATTAAAGAAAAATCTTATTTTGATGATTCAAAAGTTGAAGAAAAAATATATGGTGATGAAGAAGAAAAATTATTAGATCATATTTTACATATAAAATATGATGACTTACCAATATATCAAATTGTAGTTACTATATCAGAACAACTTAATACTTCATGTGAATTTATTATAGTTTACAATGAAGAGTATAAATCAGGAGATGTTAGTTTTGTATGGGAAACCAAAGAAAAAGAAGTTAGTTTTGAGATTCCTATAACAAAAAGAAACAAGAAATATTGTGTTATGGAATTATCTGAATTAACTTCATCTACTATGAATGATATAGATGAGGACGAAGAACTTACTTCAGAAGAAAAAGAGAGTCTAAAAGCAAAAACATATAGAGAAGCATGGAGTCCAGATTTGTTTATAAGATTTAATGGAGAAGGTAATTTTTTTACTTTAGAAGCTATAAAATCTTTAGATGAAATTAGAGATTTAGTCGGATTTTCAAATCAAAATAGTGATATTATAGCTGAAAAAAATATATTTGAGTTTGCTGAGGGTAATTACGAAATATCAGAGTATGCTTCGGCTGAATTTTTAGCAGAAATAATGAAAGCAAATAAAAGTCATTCTTTACCATTTGTGTATACAGGAGAACTATCTATAGAGAGTTTAACAGATACTATATATTCTAATCTTGGTGCTGATAGAGCAATTATAGATGGAGCTGCAGGAAATAAGATAGGTGCATATTTATCTGTAACATATTACAAAAACGATAAACAATTAGCTGTTTTGTATTTTATGTTAGACGAGAAATTAGTTGGAACCCCAGATATTAGACTTGAATTTTCTAATGGAAAAGAATTGAAAAGTTGGGATGTTGTGAACTACTCACGACTAACACCCTAA
- a CDS encoding flavodoxin domain-containing protein, producing the protein MNKVNIVYYSFTGNTLRMVKAFEKGLQEAGVPFKSYSVVELKSDDEAFDCEILALASPANQTEAIEKEYFQPFMKRNAERFKDKKIYLFGTFGWGTGMYMSHWIKEVEELGAKIVELPMACKGSPNSETREKLQGLAKKIATM; encoded by the coding sequence ATGAATAAAGTAAATATTGTCTATTACAGTTTTACAGGTAATACTTTAAGAATGGTAAAAGCATTTGAAAAAGGACTTCAAGAAGCAGGAGTTCCTTTTAAATCTTATAGTGTAGTTGAATTAAAAAGTGATGATGAGGCTTTTGATTGTGAAATTTTAGCTCTTGCTTCTCCAGCTAACCAAACTGAAGCTATAGAAAAAGAGTATTTTCAACCTTTCATGAAAAGAAATGCTGAAAGATTTAAAGATAAAAAAATTTATCTTTTCGGAACTTTTGGTTGGGGTACAGGCATGTATATGAGCCATTGGATAAAAGAAGTTGAAGAATTAGGTGCTAAAATAGTTGAATTACCTATGGCTTGTAAAGGTAGTCCAAACTCTGAAACTAGAGAAAAACTACAAGGACTAGCAAAAAAGATTGCTACTATGTAA
- a CDS encoding YifB family Mg chelatase-like AAA ATPase, giving the protein MKNKIFTSSYLGLESYLVEVEVDISRGLPMFSIVGMGDTAILESKFRVKAALKNSDYEVRPQKIVVNLSPAGIKKEGAQFDLAIAIGIILEMKLLRDLREIVKDYLFIGELSLDGEVKGVTGTINTVILAKEKGFKGVILPYENRNEASLIDGIDIVVVKNITDVVNFIENGVKIPFEKIKIEKDENNVLDFSDVKGQYFAKRAMEISAAGGHNILLIGSPGSGKSMLAKRMIGILPEMSENEIIESTKIYSVAGELSEKNPIISKRPVRMPHHSSTLPAMVGGGKKAIPGEISLASNGILVLDEMSEFKHSVLEALRQPLEDGFVSITRAMYRVEFKTNFLLVGTSNPCPCGMLYEGNCKCSNIEIERYTKKLSGPILDRIDLIVQIKRLNEEELVNSKKGESSVEIRKRVIKAREIQYKRFKEIRTNSTMTQEELKKYCDIKDEDKRFLISALENLKISARVYDKILKIARTIADLEGKEELERKHLLEAISFKK; this is encoded by the coding sequence ATGAAAAATAAAATTTTTACAAGTTCTTATTTAGGATTAGAGTCTTATTTAGTTGAAGTAGAAGTTGATATTTCAAGAGGTTTGCCTATGTTCTCAATAGTTGGTATGGGAGATACTGCCATACTTGAAAGTAAATTTAGAGTTAAAGCAGCTCTTAAAAATTCTGATTATGAAGTGAGACCTCAAAAGATAGTAGTTAATTTATCTCCTGCAGGTATAAAAAAAGAAGGTGCTCAGTTTGACTTAGCCATAGCCATAGGAATAATTCTAGAGATGAAACTTTTAAGGGATTTAAGAGAAATAGTTAAGGATTATCTATTCATAGGAGAATTATCATTAGATGGAGAAGTTAAAGGAGTTACAGGAACAATAAACACTGTCATACTAGCTAAAGAAAAAGGTTTCAAAGGGGTTATACTTCCTTATGAAAATAGAAATGAAGCTAGTTTAATAGATGGAATAGATATAGTGGTAGTTAAGAATATAACTGATGTTGTAAACTTCATAGAAAATGGAGTAAAAATACCTTTTGAAAAAATAAAAATAGAAAAAGATGAAAATAATGTTTTAGATTTTTCTGATGTAAAGGGACAATATTTTGCAAAAAGAGCAATGGAGATTTCGGCAGCAGGAGGGCATAATATTCTCTTGATTGGAAGCCCAGGTTCAGGTAAATCGATGCTTGCCAAAAGAATGATAGGAATACTTCCTGAGATGTCTGAAAATGAAATTATAGAAAGTACTAAAATATACAGTGTTGCAGGAGAATTATCTGAAAAAAATCCTATCATATCTAAAAGACCAGTTAGAATGCCACACCATAGTAGTACACTTCCAGCTATGGTAGGTGGAGGGAAAAAAGCTATACCTGGTGAAATAAGCTTGGCAAGTAATGGAATACTAGTTTTAGATGAAATGAGTGAGTTTAAACACAGTGTTTTAGAAGCATTGAGACAACCTTTGGAAGATGGTTTTGTGAGTATAACTAGAGCTATGTATAGAGTGGAATTTAAAACAAATTTTCTTTTAGTTGGAACAAGCAATCCTTGTCCTTGTGGAATGCTATATGAAGGAAATTGTAAATGCTCTAATATTGAGATTGAAAGATATACAAAAAAATTATCAGGCCCTATTTTAGATAGAATAGATTTGATAGTACAGATAAAAAGATTGAATGAAGAAGAGTTAGTAAATAGTAAAAAAGGTGAAAGCTCAGTTGAAATAAGAAAAAGAGTTATAAAGGCTAGAGAAATTCAATATAAAAGATTTAAAGAAATTAGAACTAACTCAACAATGACTCAGGAAGAATTAAAAAAATATTGTGATATCAAAGATGAAGATAAAAGATTTTTAATATCAGCCTTAGAAAATCTAAAAATTTCTGCTAGAGTTTATGACAAAATTTTAAAAATAGCGAGAACAATAGCTGACTTAGAAGGAAAAGAAGAGTTAGAAAGAAAACATCTCTTAGAAGCAATTTCTTTTAAAAAATAG